The following are encoded together in the Iodobacter fluviatilis genome:
- a CDS encoding LPP20 family lipoprotein has product MRIKHILLSLATLLACAATAYADEGSNQVVSAAGYGAPPQIEGLSGAQRRLMSMRASKLDAYRALAETVQGFRLAGNSTVAALSVQNDSFRTYVDAYLRGARVVSMNALPEGAYETILELDMSKLSSESSSNHPYMMRGR; this is encoded by the coding sequence ATGCGGATTAAACATATTTTACTGTCGCTTGCGACATTACTGGCTTGCGCCGCTACTGCTTACGCGGATGAGGGCAGTAATCAGGTGGTGTCTGCCGCTGGCTATGGCGCTCCGCCGCAAATTGAAGGTTTATCAGGGGCACAGCGCCGCTTAATGTCGATGCGCGCTTCTAAGCTGGATGCTTATCGGGCTTTGGCCGAAACGGTACAAGGCTTTAGATTGGCGGGTAATAGTACGGTGGCGGCTTTATCGGTGCAAAACGATAGCTTTCGCACCTATGTTGATGCCTATTTGCGTGGCGCACGCGTGGTATCGATGAATGCCCTGCCAGAGGGCGCTTATGAAACAATTTTAGAGCTGGATATGTCTAAATTGTCTAGTGAATCTAGCTCAAACCATCCCTATATGATGCGAGGTCGTTAG
- a CDS encoding flagella assembly protein FlgT middle domain-containing protein, translating into MIKASVLSCLLLSNSYAAEIEGLSAIGVGGIPMAKQEAIQDALMQASLWNGAKVEASSLVEEGRVSELQRVVPVQELSRYKLLREWREGSFYHVLIESDPAPEATQSKVPIASAVTATPAESMAAAHALSPPAPPRYPQCPQADFAYRKKLLLAHFQLQNPADANDIVHFQDGLQQELSRLLAASDHYLPLRTVNEAAFNLQPGFYDPILQPERVRELARRYGTQFVVGGVVRDIGPYGERYSFAWGNDIKNGERRISPSIPMLQLSSSLPSIAPLGLKVKPSSRRFEADLYVFDGASGALLKQQRFTDSVTGEVMQGSDYVFGSRRFYDTDFGQMVEQQLGKIVAGVDDALACQAFAARISRVEKNRVFLDAGSTARLAKGDKLQLFRVKSTNQVVAAVNGDSSMSLGMPEELVSAVTITQVQPLFAIAVLENGSITPEVGDYVRFSMKESR; encoded by the coding sequence GTGATCAAAGCCAGTGTGCTTAGCTGTTTGCTGCTGAGTAATAGCTATGCAGCAGAAATTGAAGGCTTATCTGCTATTGGCGTAGGCGGTATTCCTATGGCTAAGCAGGAGGCGATTCAAGATGCTTTGATGCAGGCTTCTTTGTGGAATGGGGCAAAAGTAGAAGCCAGTAGTTTGGTTGAGGAAGGCCGAGTCAGCGAGCTGCAGCGGGTCGTGCCGGTGCAAGAGCTAAGCCGGTATAAATTGCTACGTGAATGGCGTGAAGGTAGTTTTTATCATGTACTGATAGAGAGCGACCCTGCACCTGAAGCTACGCAGAGCAAAGTACCTATCGCCAGCGCAGTTACCGCAACTCCAGCAGAAAGCATGGCCGCAGCCCATGCTTTATCGCCGCCAGCCCCGCCGCGTTATCCGCAATGCCCACAGGCAGATTTTGCCTACAGAAAAAAACTATTATTGGCGCATTTCCAGCTACAAAATCCAGCGGATGCAAATGATATTGTGCATTTTCAAGATGGCTTGCAGCAAGAGCTGAGCCGGCTGTTGGCAGCTTCTGATCATTACCTGCCTCTGCGCACGGTCAATGAAGCGGCTTTTAATTTGCAGCCAGGTTTTTATGACCCCATATTGCAACCTGAGCGAGTGAGAGAGCTAGCCCGCCGCTATGGCACTCAGTTTGTAGTGGGGGGCGTTGTGCGGGATATTGGCCCTTATGGCGAGCGCTATAGCTTTGCTTGGGGGAATGATATAAAAAACGGCGAGCGCAGGATTAGTCCTAGCATTCCTATGCTGCAGCTTTCTAGTAGCTTGCCAAGCATCGCTCCTCTTGGGCTGAAAGTAAAGCCTTCATCTCGACGGTTTGAGGCTGATCTATATGTGTTTGATGGTGCCAGTGGTGCCTTATTAAAACAGCAGCGCTTTACGGATTCGGTCACAGGCGAGGTGATGCAAGGCAGCGATTATGTGTTTGGATCACGGCGTTTTTATGACACTGATTTTGGCCAGATGGTTGAGCAGCAATTGGGCAAAATTGTGGCAGGTGTGGATGATGCTTTAGCCTGCCAAGCGTTTGCCGCCAGAATTAGCCGAGTCGAAAAAAACCGCGTCTTTCTTGATGCAGGTAGCACGGCTAGATTGGCTAAGGGTGATAAATTACAGTTGTTCCGCGTAAAAAGCACCAATCAAGTGGTGGCAGCGGTAAATGGGGATAGCAGTATGTCCTTAGGTATGCCAGAAGAATTGGTCAGCGCGGTGACCATTACCCAAGTACAGCCTTTGTTTGCTATTGCAGTTTTAGAAAACGGCAGCATCACCCCAGAGGTGGGAGATTATGTGCGTTTTAGTATGAAGGAATCCCGATGA
- the eat gene encoding ethanolamine permease — MAEQVKRELKRSLKTIHLWGIAVGLVISGEYFGWSYGWDKAGTLGFMITCLVIAAMYTTFIFSYTELTTSIPHAGGPFAYARRAFGPTGGYIAGMATLIEFVFAPPAIALAIGAYLGVQFPGLDPKHAALGAYIVFMFVNVIGVTIAATFELCVTILAILELMVFMGVVAPGFAWSNFMAHGWSGADQFSSASISGMFAAIPFAIWFFLAIEGAAMAAEEAEDPRKTIPRAYISGILTLVVLAIGVMVFAGGVGDWRQLANINEPLPKAMQMVVGVDSGWLHMLVWIGLFGLIASFHGIIMGYSRQIYALGRAGYLPSVLAKVNQRFQTPHWAILAGGVVGVAAIYADSVVQLQGMTLTAAIITMSVFGAIVMYIISMGALFKLRRSEPHLDRPYSVPFYPIFPCVALILALVALVAMIYFNQTIFAIFIGFMVGGYVYFLATSKARDEAPHDEMLVMVGE; from the coding sequence ATGGCAGAGCAAGTTAAACGGGAGTTAAAGCGCTCGCTGAAAACCATCCACCTGTGGGGCATTGCGGTGGGTTTGGTGATTTCTGGTGAGTATTTTGGCTGGAGTTATGGCTGGGATAAAGCGGGCACGCTGGGTTTTATGATTACTTGCCTAGTCATCGCGGCCATGTATACCACTTTTATTTTTAGCTATACCGAGTTAACCACCTCGATTCCCCATGCTGGCGGGCCGTTTGCTTATGCCCGCCGTGCATTTGGCCCCACAGGGGGCTATATCGCCGGCATGGCCACGCTGATTGAGTTTGTGTTTGCCCCGCCCGCTATTGCGTTGGCCATTGGCGCTTATTTAGGCGTGCAGTTCCCTGGCTTAGACCCGAAACACGCGGCTTTGGGCGCTTATATTGTGTTTATGTTTGTGAATGTGATTGGCGTGACCATTGCGGCAACCTTTGAGCTCTGCGTAACCATTTTGGCGATTTTAGAGTTGATGGTGTTTATGGGCGTGGTGGCACCAGGCTTTGCGTGGAGCAATTTTATGGCCCACGGCTGGTCGGGGGCTGATCAGTTTAGCAGCGCATCAATTAGCGGCATGTTTGCGGCGATTCCTTTTGCCATCTGGTTCTTTTTAGCGATTGAAGGCGCTGCAATGGCGGCAGAAGAAGCAGAAGACCCGCGTAAAACCATTCCCCGTGCCTATATCAGCGGCATTTTAACTTTAGTAGTGCTGGCCATTGGTGTGATGGTGTTTGCGGGCGGAGTGGGGGATTGGCGTCAGTTGGCTAATATTAACGAGCCTTTGCCCAAAGCGATGCAAATGGTGGTGGGGGTCGATTCGGGCTGGCTGCATATGCTGGTGTGGATTGGGCTGTTTGGGCTGATTGCCTCTTTTCACGGCATCATCATGGGCTATTCAAGGCAGATTTATGCGCTGGGGCGGGCGGGTTATTTACCGAGTGTGCTAGCAAAAGTGAATCAGCGCTTTCAAACCCCGCACTGGGCGATTCTGGCGGGTGGCGTGGTTGGGGTGGCGGCCATTTATGCGGATTCGGTGGTGCAGCTTCAAGGCATGACGCTCACTGCCGCGATTATCACGATGTCGGTGTTTGGTGCGATCGTGATGTACATCATCTCCATGGGCGCATTGTTTAAATTACGCCGTAGCGAGCCTCATTTAGATCGCCCTTATAGCGTGCCTTTTTATCCGATTTTTCCTTGTGTGGCGCTGATTTTAGCTTTGGTTGCTTTAGTTGCAATGATTTATTTTAACCAGACCATTTTCGCCATCTTTATTGGTTTTATGGTTGGTGGCTATGTTTATTTCCTAGCCACCAGCAAGGCAAGAGACGAAGCACCGCATGATGAAATGTTGGTGATGGTAGGGGAGTAG
- a CDS encoding glutamine synthetase family protein — MQAREVKTIEDAMAVVQASGLSHIKVGMSDIDGVMRGKYISKEKFFSMLKGGLCFCNVVMGWDSNDQLYDNVEYTGWHTAYPDAQVHIIPESCRELPLEMVDGEPMLFFLCEFSGDAEAICPRQLLSRIVKKAADMGYLAYSALEYEFFVFKETPESVRAKNYQNLTPWTPGYFGYSILRSTVNADFYHQLLKLCETMDMGIEGLHTETGPGVLEAAIGVDEASRAGDKAFLFKTFCKVLAQQNNLMATFMAKWSAELPGQSGHIHLSLNDIKTGKSVFYDPTQPHNMSKTQRHFLAGVQRLLPEFMAMFGQTVNSYSRLVPGYWAPLDATWGLENRTTALRLIPGSAKSQRVEVRIGSADANPYIALAAALGAGLYGIEHQWEPEEMVVGNAYTQTFPDRLHLPNTLGDAAKRLKTSEAAQALFGTPFVNHFVATREWEEREFRKHVTDWELKRYFEII, encoded by the coding sequence ATGCAAGCTCGTGAAGTGAAAACAATAGAAGATGCAATGGCCGTAGTTCAAGCCAGCGGGTTGAGCCATATCAAAGTGGGGATGTCTGATATCGACGGCGTGATGAGGGGGAAATACATATCGAAAGAAAAGTTTTTTTCCATGCTTAAAGGCGGGCTTTGTTTTTGTAATGTGGTGATGGGCTGGGATAGCAATGATCAGCTTTACGACAATGTGGAATACACCGGCTGGCACACCGCTTACCCTGATGCTCAGGTACATATTATTCCCGAAAGCTGCCGTGAGCTGCCGTTAGAAATGGTCGATGGTGAGCCGATGTTGTTTTTCCTTTGCGAATTCAGCGGCGATGCGGAAGCGATTTGCCCCCGCCAGCTTTTAAGCCGCATCGTAAAAAAAGCTGCCGATATGGGCTATCTAGCGTATTCGGCGTTGGAGTACGAGTTTTTTGTGTTTAAAGAAACGCCAGAATCGGTGCGTGCTAAAAATTATCAAAACCTCACCCCTTGGACGCCAGGTTATTTTGGCTACTCTATTTTGCGTAGTACGGTGAATGCTGATTTTTATCATCAACTGCTCAAGCTGTGTGAAACCATGGATATGGGTATCGAAGGGCTGCACACCGAAACCGGCCCAGGTGTATTAGAAGCCGCTATTGGCGTGGATGAAGCCAGCCGTGCGGGGGACAAAGCCTTTCTATTTAAAACTTTCTGTAAGGTGCTGGCGCAGCAAAATAATCTGATGGCCACCTTTATGGCCAAATGGTCGGCCGAGCTACCAGGGCAAAGTGGCCATATTCATTTATCTTTAAATGATATTAAAACCGGCAAGTCTGTTTTTTACGATCCAACTCAGCCACACAATATGAGCAAAACTCAGCGGCATTTTTTGGCTGGAGTGCAAAGGCTGTTACCTGAATTTATGGCGATGTTTGGCCAGACGGTGAATAGCTACTCACGGTTGGTGCCAGGCTACTGGGCGCCGCTGGATGCCACATGGGGCTTAGAAAACCGTACTACTGCACTGCGCCTGATTCCTGGGTCGGCTAAATCGCAAAGGGTGGAGGTAAGGATAGGCTCAGCAGACGCCAACCCCTATATTGCCCTTGCCGCAGCGCTTGGCGCTGGTCTCTACGGCATTGAGCATCAGTGGGAGCCAGAGGAAATGGTGGTTGGTAATGCCTATACGCAAACGTTCCCTGATCGGCTGCATCTGCCCAACACGCTTGGGGATGCCGCAAAACGCCTCAAAACATCAGAAGCCGCCCAAGCACTCTTTGGCACGCCCTTTGTAAACCACTTTGTTGCTACGCGGGAATGGGAAGAAAGAGAATTCCGTAAACATGTAACAGACTGGGAATTAAAACGCTATTTTGAAATTATTTGA
- a CDS encoding aldehyde dehydrogenase family protein: MPELITISPIDGSEVARRAYADEHHIAATLRRAKIAQRDWRQVSLVERMAVLSRAVDAFSANKEAIAEAISRQIGRPIRYSPNEVVGFDTRARHMMAIAPEALADIHPAPIEGFNRFIRREALGVVLVVAPWNYPLLTAVNAIIPALMAGNTVILKHSAQTPLCAEQIQAAFVAAGLPAGVFQYLHTDHASTQKLIQAKEIKHVCFTGSVAGGIAVEQAAAGRFIGVGLELGGNDAALVRSDADLAHAVDTLVDGAFFNSGQSCCGTQRIYVHQSIYQEFVDRALALTEQYVLGNPLDAATTLGPVVRVSAANAVRAVEADALAKGASQIVDTRRFALDDGKGAYLAPRIFTGVNHQMQLMADECFGPVVGIMPVKNDEEAIRLMNDSPYGLTSAVFSRDENVALSLGDQLECGTFFMNRCDYLDPALPWTGIKQTGRGATLSVLGYDYLTRPKSFHLKQM; encoded by the coding sequence ATGCCTGAACTGATCACGATTAGTCCTATTGATGGTAGTGAAGTGGCGCGGCGTGCTTATGCCGATGAGCACCATATTGCAGCCACTTTGCGCCGTGCCAAGATTGCCCAGCGGGATTGGCGGCAGGTTTCGCTTGTCGAGCGCATGGCTGTGCTGAGCCGTGCGGTGGATGCTTTTTCCGCCAATAAAGAGGCTATTGCCGAGGCGATCAGCCGCCAAATTGGCCGGCCCATTCGCTATTCGCCCAATGAAGTGGTCGGCTTTGATACTCGGGCGCGGCATATGATGGCGATTGCGCCTGAGGCACTGGCCGATATCCATCCCGCGCCGATTGAGGGTTTTAACCGCTTTATCCGCCGCGAAGCGCTGGGTGTGGTGCTGGTGGTGGCACCATGGAATTACCCATTACTGACTGCGGTGAACGCGATTATTCCTGCGCTGATGGCGGGCAATACCGTGATCTTAAAACACTCGGCGCAAACCCCGCTGTGTGCCGAGCAAATCCAAGCAGCCTTTGTAGCGGCAGGCTTGCCTGCTGGCGTGTTCCAGTATTTACACACCGATCACGCCAGTACGCAAAAGCTGATTCAGGCCAAAGAAATCAAACATGTCTGCTTTACCGGCTCGGTTGCGGGTGGCATTGCTGTAGAGCAGGCTGCAGCAGGGCGCTTTATCGGCGTGGGGTTGGAGCTGGGCGGCAATGATGCGGCACTGGTACGCAGTGATGCCGATCTGGCTCATGCAGTCGACACACTGGTGGATGGTGCGTTTTTTAACTCTGGGCAAAGCTGCTGCGGCACTCAGCGCATCTATGTGCACCAGTCTATTTACCAAGAGTTTGTTGACCGTGCTCTGGCGCTGACTGAGCAATATGTTTTGGGAAATCCGCTGGATGCCGCTACCACTCTGGGCCCCGTGGTGCGTGTGTCTGCCGCCAATGCGGTGCGAGCGGTAGAAGCCGATGCGCTGGCCAAAGGCGCAAGTCAAATCGTTGATACCCGCCGCTTTGCGCTGGACGATGGCAAAGGCGCTTATCTGGCCCCGAGAATCTTTACCGGCGTGAATCATCAGATGCAGCTGATGGCCGACGAATGCTTTGGGCCTGTAGTTGGCATCATGCCGGTGAAAAACGACGAAGAAGCCATCCGCCTGATGAACGACAGCCCCTACGGCCTGACCTCCGCCGTATTCAGCCGCGACGAAAACGTGGCACTCAGCCTAGGTGATCAGCTGGAATGCGGCACCTTCTTTATGAACCGCTGTGACTACCTAGACCCAGCGCTGCCTTGGACCGGCATTAAACAAACCGGGCGGGGAGCGACTTTATCGGTGCTGGGGTATGACTATCTGACAAGGCCGAAGTCGTTTCATTTGAAGCAGATGTGA
- a CDS encoding iron-containing alcohol dehydrogenase produces the protein MNLDRYTVNWNYPTNVKCGVGRVKDLPQLARSLGIKKPLLITDPGLATLSPVLSTLTLLDGADLHAGLFHQIKGNPTGQNVADGVAAYREGGFDGVIALGGGSALDAAKAVAMMVGQSGPLWDYVDEGDNWLRIKTEGMAPLVAIPTTAGTGSEVGRASVITDEIEHAKKIIFHPRMLPAIVILDPVLSTGLPAKLTAATGMDALSHSLEAYCSPFYHPMASGIALEGMQLVREWLPRAVADGTDLEARMQMLVASSMGATAFQRGLGAMHALAHPLGARFDAHHGMLNAILMPYVLKANQSAINERITAAARYLGLPNPSFAAFLDWVLRLRE, from the coding sequence ATGAATCTCGACCGTTACACCGTAAATTGGAATTACCCCACCAATGTGAAATGTGGCGTGGGGCGGGTGAAAGATCTGCCGCAGCTGGCGCGATCTTTAGGCATTAAAAAACCGCTACTGATTACCGATCCGGGCTTGGCCACCTTATCGCCCGTACTTAGCACGCTGACCTTGCTGGATGGGGCTGATTTGCACGCAGGCCTGTTTCACCAAATTAAGGGCAATCCAACCGGGCAGAATGTTGCCGATGGGGTGGCAGCCTATCGGGAGGGCGGCTTTGATGGCGTGATTGCGCTCGGGGGCGGATCGGCCTTGGACGCGGCCAAAGCGGTGGCGATGATGGTTGGGCAGAGCGGGCCGCTTTGGGATTATGTGGATGAAGGCGACAACTGGCTGAGGATTAAAACCGAAGGCATGGCGCCGCTGGTGGCGATTCCTACCACGGCAGGCACAGGCTCTGAAGTGGGCCGGGCTTCAGTGATTACCGATGAAATAGAGCACGCTAAAAAGATTATTTTTCACCCGCGTATGCTGCCTGCGATTGTGATTTTAGACCCCGTGCTTAGCACCGGCCTGCCCGCTAAGCTGACCGCTGCGACGGGAATGGATGCACTCAGCCATAGCCTTGAAGCCTATTGCTCGCCGTTTTATCACCCTATGGCCAGCGGTATTGCTCTGGAAGGCATGCAACTGGTACGCGAATGGCTGCCGCGTGCTGTCGCCGATGGCACAGATCTTGAGGCACGGATGCAAATGCTGGTGGCCTCCAGCATGGGCGCAACTGCGTTTCAGCGCGGGCTTGGCGCGATGCACGCGCTGGCGCATCCACTGGGTGCGCGTTTCGATGCGCATCACGGCATGCTCAATGCCATTCTGATGCCCTATGTTTTAAAAGCCAATCAGAGCGCTATCAACGAGCGCATCACCGCCGCTGCCCGCTATTTGGGCCTGCCCAATCCTTCTTTTGCAGCATTCTTAGACTGGGTGCTGCGCCTCAGAGAATAA
- a CDS encoding M81 family metallopeptidase has product MHRIAVAGIQHETNTFASMPTTLAHFIEADAWPGLTQGEAVLAAVAGANLPLAGAVAALKAAHLQVLPLLWASANPSGRVEDAAFEALWAMFESALLAAGQTGPVNGVYLDLHGALVTERYDDGDGEWLRRTRSLLGEQIPIVASLDFHANVSPLMVNSASTLVGYRSYPHVDMAETGARAVGLLQRLLAGEVVHSAFEQLPFLISMPWQCSLIQPVARLMRMAEQAETGDVVSVSFFPGFPLADVADSGPCLLAYAHSASLAEATARILAQKVQAAEPEFAGRLWQVEEALSYAKQYAGQGKTIILADTCDNAGGGAGSDAAGVICDGLSMGMSAMVVGILCDPATAQAAHAVGVGGVLSRAIGQGRKALGEWRVISLGTGQFAATGPFYAGCQMDLGPMACLQYQGLTVLVSSRKQQAADQAMFRHLGVEPSEVEVLVLKSSVHFRADFGAIAAEILVVEAEGDHVADLSRLQYKVCQRKPARSHT; this is encoded by the coding sequence ATGCATCGTATTGCGGTAGCGGGTATTCAGCATGAAACCAATACCTTTGCCAGTATGCCAACCACCTTGGCTCATTTTATTGAGGCGGATGCCTGGCCTGGCCTGACTCAGGGCGAGGCGGTTTTGGCTGCTGTGGCGGGGGCTAATTTGCCTTTGGCAGGGGCGGTTGCCGCGCTGAAGGCGGCTCATTTGCAAGTCTTGCCTCTGCTCTGGGCCTCGGCGAACCCGAGTGGGCGGGTTGAGGATGCTGCGTTTGAAGCGCTATGGGCGATGTTTGAATCGGCGCTACTCGCCGCAGGGCAGACAGGGCCAGTAAATGGCGTGTATTTAGATTTACACGGCGCTTTGGTGACTGAGCGTTATGACGATGGCGATGGTGAATGGTTGCGCCGCACCCGCTCATTATTGGGGGAGCAAATCCCCATCGTGGCCTCACTTGATTTTCATGCCAATGTCAGCCCTTTGATGGTGAATTCAGCCAGCACCCTAGTCGGTTATCGCAGCTATCCGCATGTCGATATGGCCGAAACTGGGGCAAGGGCGGTGGGTTTGTTGCAGCGGCTGCTGGCAGGCGAGGTGGTGCATTCGGCTTTTGAGCAGCTGCCCTTTTTGATTTCTATGCCATGGCAATGTTCCTTAATACAGCCGGTGGCTAGGCTGATGCGGATGGCAGAGCAGGCAGAAACAGGGGATGTAGTTAGTGTGAGTTTCTTCCCCGGGTTTCCCTTGGCGGATGTGGCTGATAGCGGGCCTTGCCTCCTAGCCTATGCCCACAGCGCCTCTCTTGCAGAGGCCACCGCTCGGATTCTGGCGCAAAAAGTACAGGCTGCCGAGCCGGAGTTTGCGGGCCGGTTGTGGCAGGTAGAGGAGGCGCTGAGCTACGCCAAGCAATACGCAGGGCAGGGTAAAACCATCATTTTGGCGGACACCTGTGATAACGCAGGTGGCGGGGCAGGCAGTGATGCTGCGGGAGTGATTTGCGATGGCTTAAGTATGGGCATGTCGGCCATGGTGGTTGGCATACTTTGCGATCCTGCAACCGCTCAGGCCGCACATGCTGTGGGTGTTGGCGGCGTTTTATCGCGTGCTATTGGCCAGGGAAGAAAAGCTTTGGGAGAATGGCGGGTAATCAGTTTAGGCACAGGGCAATTTGCAGCCACAGGGCCTTTTTATGCGGGCTGCCAAATGGATTTAGGCCCTATGGCCTGCCTGCAATACCAAGGGCTAACAGTATTAGTGAGTAGCCGTAAGCAGCAGGCGGCCGATCAGGCGATGTTCCGTCATTTAGGGGTAGAGCCTAGCGAGGTGGAGGTGTTGGTTTTAAAAAGCAGTGTGCATTTTCGAGCCGACTTTGGCGCAATCGCTGCAGAGATTTTAGTGGTAGAGGCTGAAGGCGATCACGTGGCAGATTTAAGCCGTTTGCAATATAAGGTGTGCCAAAGAAAGCCAGCAAGAAGCCATACGTAG
- a CDS encoding ShlB/FhaC/HecB family hemolysin secretion/activation protein, which yields MEVLSFKLSKVSIKNNTFFDEENQRNSLPALKESSSPNFQAMTTQLLIANENPAKQTILTFKEGDADSIEAIIDTQQQKPWSVFVSGNNSGSDDNGRLRLSLGFQYANLFNSDQVATVSYSTAPSQPDNVSQYGVFYRLPLYPMGGSLSAYYAQSKVDSGSLGEGLTITGKGESGGLRYTHYLAPQGQYRSQIEVALDDKLFRGTDISSVGQLSPDVRSRPLTLAYNGHWQSEDMEINFGLDYTHNLPSGVGNDDEAYQANRKDAYSNWQSWHAKAEGLYRFAGDWQASLKLNTQFSNEALIAGEQFALGGNNSLRGVSDRSATGDSGVQGTIEISTPKIYEGLRLLSFIDTGAIHRRSPDAGSSSQEALSSVGLGLRWQIQDWGLISADWGYIIDGSSSPKIERGESFGHFGFYMKY from the coding sequence TTGGAAGTTCTGAGCTTTAAACTCAGCAAAGTGAGCATCAAAAACAACACTTTTTTTGATGAAGAAAACCAGCGAAATAGCCTGCCTGCCCTAAAGGAAAGCAGCTCGCCTAATTTTCAGGCCATGACCACACAACTGCTTATTGCCAATGAAAACCCAGCAAAACAGACCATCCTCACCTTTAAAGAAGGCGATGCGGACAGCATTGAAGCCATTATTGATACTCAGCAGCAAAAACCATGGAGCGTTTTTGTTTCCGGCAATAATTCTGGCTCGGATGATAACGGCCGCTTACGCCTCTCCTTAGGGTTTCAATACGCTAACTTATTTAATAGCGATCAAGTAGCCACCGTTAGCTACTCCACCGCCCCCAGCCAGCCAGACAATGTAAGCCAGTATGGCGTGTTCTACCGCCTGCCTTTATACCCAATGGGTGGCAGCCTATCCGCCTACTATGCACAATCTAAAGTGGATTCTGGCAGCTTAGGCGAGGGTTTAACCATTACTGGTAAGGGTGAATCGGGCGGACTGCGCTACACCCACTACTTAGCCCCACAGGGACAATACCGCTCGCAAATTGAAGTTGCGCTAGATGATAAATTATTCCGTGGAACGGATATCTCCTCCGTAGGCCAGCTCAGCCCCGATGTACGTAGCCGGCCGCTGACTCTGGCTTATAACGGCCACTGGCAAAGCGAAGACATGGAGATCAATTTTGGGCTGGATTACACACACAATCTGCCATCAGGAGTAGGCAATGATGATGAGGCCTATCAGGCCAATCGCAAAGACGCATATAGCAACTGGCAATCATGGCACGCTAAGGCAGAAGGCCTGTATCGCTTTGCGGGCGACTGGCAAGCCAGCCTAAAACTCAACACCCAATTTTCTAATGAAGCACTGATCGCGGGTGAGCAATTTGCATTAGGTGGCAATAACTCTTTACGTGGCGTGAGTGATCGCAGCGCAACAGGGGACAGCGGTGTGCAAGGCACAATAGAAATAAGCACGCCCAAAATTTATGAAGGCTTACGCCTGCTCAGCTTTATCGATACAGGTGCCATCCACAGACGCTCTCCCGATGCCGGATCAAGCAGCCAGGAAGCGCTCAGCAGCGTGGGGCTGGGATTACGCTGGCAAATTCAGGATTGGGGGTTAATCAGCGCAGACTGGGGCTATATCATCGATGGCAGCAGCTCGCCCAAAATTGAGCGCGGCGAAAGCTTTGGGCATTTTGGATTTTATATGAAGTATTGA
- a CDS encoding POTRA domain-containing protein, producing MKFRLCLLASIISGFVWAEEPLFNVSSFNVKGENPLSNDDSQQLLQAYLGNNRSLSDLQQAASAFESALRERGHGFLRVTLPPKK from the coding sequence ATGAAATTTCGCCTTTGTTTACTCGCCAGCATAATTTCAGGCTTTGTATGGGCCGAAGAACCTCTTTTTAATGTGAGCTCCTTTAATGTGAAGGGAGAGAATCCTCTTTCTAACGATGACAGCCAACAGTTATTGCAAGCCTATTTAGGCAACAACCGCTCACTTAGTGATTTACAACAAGCTGCCAGCGCATTTGAATCTGCGTTAAGGGAGCGTGGCCATGGTTTTTTACGCGTCACCCTGCCCCCCAAGAAGTGA